Genomic segment of Drosophila biarmipes strain raj3 chromosome 2L, RU_DBia_V1.1, whole genome shotgun sequence:
TAAGAATTACATTCAGCGTAGTTCCCTTCCATCCGACGTTTtcgttaattttttgttttctatactCACACATTGTTTCACAGCACAATTTCCATTGACAATTGTTTACATGttcgaattattaaaacattGTAATTTGCTATTCGCCTCTCCTCCATTTCGCCAACACTGGTTCTCAGTCAATCGCCTCACTTCGAAACCGAGATTGCCCAAAGTCGAGCTAAAGCGAAACATTTCGAGCAGTTCGAACGCTTAATCGACTTTTCACGGGTCTACATTCCActaaaaatacaatacaaaatATTCCTATCACAACGATCTACTCCTACCCTAAAATATGCTAGTCGCTTACTAGGATTTATATTCTACCGCctggttttataaatattatctgCAAGTATTCGTAATCGTATCGCACTCGGAATCGGATTCGAATTCTCATTGAATGTTGCATATATCAAAAGATTTCTATTTTCAGATGCCTTCTACTAGGAAAGTAGATTTGAACACTCGGTTGTAAGTACAATGAGCAGCTGAGGGTTGAGTCACTTCGTCGGGAAACGGGCGAtgaccacacacacactcaaaaCACGAGATGCGATTGCCGCCAGGAATGGAGCCGTTGCGGTTACTGCTTCCGGAAAACCAATAATCCTAGCTTAAAGCTACTTGACATAACACTAAGCACAATTGGAGCGCTCTTCCTCGTCGTCATCGTTGTCGTTGATGAGCTCGTTTCGATCGTCATCGATCTGAATCTTGTGGTGCGACGTGTTCCTTGTGTGCTGTGGATGCGGGTGTCCGGCCAAGGAGCTGGAGGTGGCAGCCTCCGGCAGCACTTGATAGTTAAGATCCTTGGAATTCGTACGCCGATGCCGCAGCACACTGAGACCCGCGGTGCTGGTATCCGATGCCACCTGCCCAGCGGCGATGTTCGCGGGTGTTCCACTGGAAATTTTGGTGTTCAAGTCCTTCGAGTTGTTGCGGGAATGACCACGAGATCCAGCTCCGCCGGCTTCCACTTCGTTTGAGTTCTTTAGCTTGCCGACATCCGTAACCACGTTCTTCAGTACATTCACATTCTTCTTGGGATTATGGTGCGGATGGGGATGCCGAAGGAAGTCCGCATCGAAGCGTATGTTGTTGGGCATGTAGATTTGGTCGTAGCTGTGGTTCCGCGAATGCTTCTTGACAAAGTGCCCACAGCCAGTGGTCAGCTCGTCGTCATCATCCTCTTCGGCACAGTCCTGCGGTCGCAGCTGATTCTGAATATATCGAATGGGTTGGCTGGGGTTGTTCAGATCTGTCGAATGATTGCGCGTGTGCGCCTGGAACTTTTTGAGATTCTTGTATTTGCTGCTGGTACCACCACTCGCATCCTGACCAGCTGCGTCCGCCGGCCCGCTGGAAGAGTTGTGATCCCGGGCAAAGCTTTTGATCATCTTCACGTCACACGAGGCGCTTCGGAAGTGTTTCTTCGACTTCGTCTGCGGCTGGTTGCACGTGTTTGCAGGAGTCACCACATGGCCGCACTTGTCGTAACTGCAAAGAAGAAAATTGGTTAGGCTACAATCAAAGATTTTAATGGACAAATAGACTCACCAGTAGTCCATCTGCATGGTTCGCGAATCATTCCGAGAATGACGGAGTATCTCTGTGGGTATGATCAGCTCTCCACCGCCGCCAACAAATGCAGTTGCCGGTTCAGCGCCCGAAAGTTTTTCTTCAAATACTGTAGTATGGGAAAAACAGAGTATATAATGGagaattaaatatatgtttgcGTAAGACAAAACTTACATTTGTCCAGGCTAATGATGGAACCGATGATTGGATCGCTTGCGTTTAGGGGCTTCATTTTCTCAAGCTGCTTGCGCCTTCGCACCAACCACCAATCCACCataaagataaacaaagcaaCGAGCTTAACAGACGCACAGAGACCAACATatctaagaaattaaaatatcatattAATAAAGTTGTATATAGATTCGTTATAATATTCATACTTGTATCGGAACTTTTCAATGTCGTAGATGAGACAACGACCGCCCTTCTCGCCGCAGGACGACTTCCAGAGCAGGCAAGTAGAATCGATGAGGTTGCCAAAGAGGATGGGAGCCGGTATGTAACCAAAGAGTCGAAAGATCACAAACTGCATGCCCAGCGCAAAGGAGCGCTCCTCCTCGGACACCGATCGCAGGACGATCATGAGCAGCGGCATCTGAGTGGAGGCCACCACGAAGGTCATGAAGAACAGTAGTATGAGGAACGGAAAGATGGTGCGGCAAGGTGTGGCACAGGGACCAGCGGTGGCCACCGGCACCACCGTCACCTCGGCGAAGTTCTCGTTGGCACTGAGCGCCTGAGCCTGGCTGCCTCCAGCGCCACGATAAATGCTGCTCGAGATGTTGGCGTGAACACCTGCGaatagtatttattattagtaaAATGCCTGCCTCTGGGAGTCTAAGGTTACTTACATGCACAGTTGGTGTAGTTGGTGCTGGATGTGGATGAGAAGGCCGTGCAGCCGGCGTGGCAGGGACTGAAGTAGGTGAGTCCATTGTTGCCGCACACGGGTTCCACCTCGCTGGTCAGGCACTCGCAGCCAAAGTTGCATGCGGCCGTGAGGTTCACCTGGAAGGGCTGCTCCAGGGTAGAACCATGTTTGTTGCTCGTGTAATACGGAATCGTGGTGCCAGCCATCTTCAGGTTGTCGCAACCGAGGAAGAACAGCATCGCATAGCAGGCCAGGCAGATGACATTGGTGATCAGGACGAATTGGACGGCGCCCTTTGGCTTCAGTTGGAACCGTTTCAGGATGCAACCACCGAGGAAGATGCCAATGCAGGCACCGGGCACGGCGATTGATCCGGTGAAGATGTTGGCCTGACTCTTGCCCAAGCTGAACTGCGTCTCCAGGTACTTCGGCAGGAAGACCACGAAGCCGGAGACGATCatcagctccatgcaggctccCAGGCAGGTCACGATGTAAACGGGATTCTTCACCAGGCGCAGCATCGACTGCGGAATATCCTTGATGTCCTTCCCGTAGCCCGTGTCCACCTTGGGCGGCGACTGGTCCTCCTTGCTGGTCACGGCCACTATCTCCAGTTTCTTCACCTTGCCCATCTCATCCGTGGTGGCAGTGGCTCCCGAGTTGTTGGGCAGCACTGGCTGCACTACGCTGCTCTTCCGGATTTTCTTCTTCTCGCGGGCCAGAACCTTGGGGAAGGAAAAGAAGGGCACGGCCACCACCAGCAGGATGACTCCGCACAGCAGGAACCCGCCCCACCACATGCCCACCCAACGTCTGTCGCCGGGAGCTGCAAGAAATCaatatgtttaaattaaagctaagctttcaattgttttaaacatttctttgaaatttaaagatactttttaaaactttaggaactcttaaaaaatctttacGACTGTCAGTTCccagaaaaacaaaatcaaaaatattaaaataattattttatgctTTACTTATATGTTTcccttaaaatgttttcatgaatagaaaacaatttttaatgtgGAGTTCTTTcgaaatgtaaaataaatatttatattattaaaaactattagaTTTTCAAACAATCTCGATATTTCTAATGTTATTTGATCTCAAAAGACATATTACTCACTGATCGATATGGTGGTGGAGGACAGCGAGTCCATGTGGAAGGACAGCAGATAGGCGCCGAGCAGGAATCCCACCACGGGTCCAAACGCACCCATGCTGTACATGCAGCCGATGTACATCGAGGAGCTCTCCGTGCGCACGTGGTCGTCTATGTAGGTGGTGCCCAGGGTGAAAAGCGGACTGCCGCCGCAGCCGAGGAGCAGCTGGGCGAGCACGAAGAGCAGCACGGGCCCCGTGGTGGAGGCCTTGCCCTCCAGGCAGTTGTCCTCGCGCAGCGTGTGCGGCGCCAGTGGTTGGTTGGACAGCCCGCTGGACAGACGACCCAGGTCCATGTCCTGATTCCTAACCAGGGCACTCTTGCAAATGTTGTCGCTGGTTTTGTTGACGATCGCAATGCCGGGATTGGGCTCGCCCGTGAAATGCGGCACCATGAACACCAGCGAACCAATGCCCATGATCACCGCGCCGATTCCGATCCACACGGGAATGTGCCGCCTGCTACCCAGGTAGCTGACGAAGATCACCGTGATCACGTTGCCGATCTCATAGCTGGAGGCTATCAGTCCCGAGTAGCTGGAGGGGATTTCGAAGCGCTTCTCGATCGTCGTGATCACCGAGTTGATGTAGCCCGAGCTGAGGGCCTGCTGCATCATCACCAGCAGCGAGAGCAGCAGCACGAAGATCTTGATGCGGGCGAAACGCTGGATCCCGTAGGGTCGGCAGTTGAGGATGCCGCAATCGCCCGATCGGAACTGCTCCTCGTCGAAGTCCTCGTCCGGATCCGGAGCCGGGCATTTGCCCGCCGATGCCTGCCGACTGTGGCACTTGACCGTCACACTGTCCACGCCCACTGACGCACCTGCAGCCCCACCTCCACCGCCGCCCGCCGCCGGCGGCAGCTGATCCCCGGCCAAATAGGACGTGGCATGGGGTTGGATGTCCTGGTCAAGGGCCGCATCTATACTGCTGTCGTCGCCGCTATTCGTCTCCGAGTAGAGGCCGGTCATCTGGTACATCGATTCCTGCCGCCTGCAAGTGAGATTGTTTCTGTGGTCAGATCAACAAGAAGGATTTGACAATAGGCGCtgaatttttgcattttttattgggtttttGCCATACCCCAAGCCAAAACTCGTTCAAAACGTTAAATTTTAACCTAATTTCCAAACATTTTATGACAAGCGACCAATTGGGATATTGTTGGGTAGGATTGGATCGATTGGTGCATTAAGATGACCATCCTAGGGCTGTAAGAAGATACGAATTTAGGTTGGCAACTTGCCTTTTCGCTAGAGCCTCCTATGCTCTCTATGATACCAACTTTCTATTCGatttttaagacttttaattatttatattatccagaaaattaattcattttaaaacaatGAAGGATTTGAAAGAGAAAAGTCTTTTTTGAGagtatatttattgttattaaataacGTTAAACGCTTTCATTCTATTATTTGCCAGAACGAATAGATGTAGTTGCAAAAGATACTTTCACGGTTACGTCCCTTTaatgttatataaaaaatggatttAGCCCGCCCTTAGCCAGGGTATTCAGAGTTTCAACCTTGCCTGGGCATTCGGTGTCTTTTTTGCCAGCCCGTCTAAAGGCGGCCTAGAACTTGGCGATGGACGGTCCAAGGACGCCCGAGGGCGAGGTTACCCGTGGCCCACCCAATGTCAGGCTCTTTGGGCTGTTGGCCAACACACTGCCCATCCATCAGGCCACTTTCCATCCCGCCTCTTCCCCGCTCGGCTTACTTGGCTTGGCGGCTGCAACCACAAATGCTCCACTGGCGCTCCCTCTGGGCGCCTTTGCTGCGACTTCAGGACTTCCCGTTCGACTCGGCTCTTCCGGAGTTCCTTCGACTGGCAGTGCACGCGGATGACTGCTGGGGCTGGCGAATCGAGCCAGTCGCTAGGCGAGCCTTCAAGCTCACGTGCTCACCCTGGACTTGTTTGTCACGCTTTCCTTTTCCTGCTCTGTGGGGGCCTTTGAATATTTCAAACTTGACCGACTCATCGTAATCGTCTGTTATCGATTGGCTTTGACGGGACCAAGGCGCTGCAGTCTTATGAATTATTAAACCAAACAACACCCTACCTACCGCCCACGTGCCACCAAACGTGCCCAGCAGTTCGGTTTCCCCAACCCGAAGCTAATTATTGATATGGTGCCACAGTAtcggcaaataaaataataatattttgtttgtttgcccaaGGCAAGTGTCAATTTATCCAAATAGGATACCCATTTGCTTGGAACAAGGGGGAGGACTAATGTCTccgaaataaaatgaaatcagGAAGCTAGAAAGCCGAAACTGGCAACTGCAGCGATTTCCTCACCTGTGACCTTTGCGATTCGCCATGCCGGCATCGTTGCTGTTGCCACCGCTGGTGGTGCCTGCTCCCACatctgccacgcccccgggGGGAGGCGGTGGGTCGGATTCCAGCTCGAAGGAGGGATTCGTATACTGCTCGATGTGCTTGGCTGACATTATGTAGCAGCGCAATCGTTCATGCGGTCAATCGATCAGCTTTGAGGCATATCCTGGAAAAACAGGAGAGAAATGTACTTTAGCACTGGAGTTGACTTTCAGGAGTTCAGAGGTGGTGGAGGTTCCACGCAACTGTCATTAGGGAGCTCCACACCCCCACTCACACTCACACCCACAGTCCCCCATGGAGAAACAAGTCCCCAGCTGATGACGCCGACAATTACTTCCTGAAATGCTCGCCCCATTGCCACACTAATTGAGCCCAAACAGAAGAGTCGTCGCTGCAACATGCGACCAAGATGGAgtgaaaaaggaaaaaaaatggggaaaaagaTAATTACGGAAGGCGGTAACCCTGCCACCACCCACCGAGTACCTCCCCCATCCCCACCACCCATTAAGCTTTCCCAGACTTCCGCAGGACATGAATGATGCTCGCTGTCGCCGTCTTCTATTAAAAAGCTTGCTCTACACTCAGCCACTTGTCCATGTGAGGATGTTGGCCATACATATGTGCCCCTCGTTGGGTTGGCACAGGACGGCCTCATTCGAGATGCAATCGTGACACCATCCTGACATTTTAAAGCTCAAGGAAACTAGCTCATTCACAAGAATAAGGAATAAAGTCGTCGCATGCGGCTTTTGATGGgaaatatagtatatatactttggTTTCAAATGGCTCAttcaaaaggaaaagaaacaaaatcgtcacatattatacatattatacatatacaaTATATCTGTAATATTAAAGGTTTGTATGTTGCAGTGgcaaattatacattttatatccTTAAAATATAACCATAGATATAGACATAGGTTTGAAAGGAATCAAAGATCCTAAATATGTTTGCTTCTACGACGGctttttataactttaatcGACTTATGtatattccaaaatatttataaaacaaagctttaatttgtggTACTAGTCTGTGCCCCAAAAATGTTCGATATATCTTTGCTTTTTCCTGCTAATTTATGGCCCATTGCCCTCTGAGATAAGCGCGTGACAAGACCACACAAGCACAGCCCGCTCAAGGAAGGGCTAATGAAACCGCCATTCCCTCGTCAAGATACAAAAAAGATTCCAATGGCATCGTCATCGCCATTGTCATCGCCATAACCATCGGGAGGGGGTGAGAGCTGACAGTTGCTCACTTCAGCGGGCGCTTTTCCTTTCATTAATATGCGATACTGCCAAAGACCAGCAGCTATAACAACAATCGAGGCGACGCCACTTGAGCACGCCCCCTCGCACGCATTTCCAGGGGTTGAGTTAGGAGGAAACCTATCGATTGCCTCGTCGGCCCTCaaaagaaatatgaaaatcaGCAAAAAGCTAATGCTGCCGCTATCCAGCTCCTCCACAAGCCCAACTCTTCGTCGGTCGCCAAGCTGGCAGCCCATGCAAATGGCCACTAATTGAGGATTTACTTGGGAGCTCAGCCTTATGGCTGGATGTATGACCGCTTAAGTGTGATTTAGGGCTTCCATTAGTACTAGGTGCTGCACTTCTGGCTGCACTGCTTCACCCACTGACCAGTTAATCAATTATCCCCATCCCCCAATCGAATTTCCCGCCCGGTGACCCACAACTGCCGGCTCTTATTGCTGCCATGTTCCACATTTTGAATTTTCGTTTCTTCTCAGCTTTTCCAGGGGGCTTGTAGCGGGTTTTGGTGTCACAGAGGCTGCAGCTGTGCCCGGCTGAAAAGTATGACGAAAGAGGAGCAAACTTTTGGCTCACTTTTATCCGCTCCCCTCTTGGCCAATTGCCAAACACAAATTTTACCCTGTTCTAGTTGAGGTAGTCGGCGAATGTAGCAGGAAATGTTTACTCTAGAGATCAGCAAATCGAACAAGCTTTAATGCAGCCCGCTGCTGAAAATCATCTCTAATTGGAGCACAATCggaaatgttttcattaatcactTGTATCACGGCAAATAAAATCATCTAGTAAAATATTACCTCTTTCCACAGTAATTTGTATGGCAGAGGATGAGTTGCACAATGTGAGTTAATTAAAGGGCGACATGGCAGGGCTCATGAAGGGTATTACATAAATTGAGTTGGTAGCCGAATATTGACATCATTTATGAAATGTCAGGAGAGAATGTCCAGGGTTCGCGCGGTGAAAGTGGCCCCAGAAAACCGTCAA
This window contains:
- the LOC108032602 gene encoding solute carrier organic anion transporter family member 5A1 isoform X1; its protein translation is MSAKHIEQYTNPSFELESDPPPPPGGVADVGAGTTSGGNSNDAGMANRKGHRRQESMYQMTGLYSETNSGDDSSIDAALDQDIQPHATSYLAGDQLPPAAGGGGGGAAGASVGVDSVTVKCHSRQASAGKCPAPDPDEDFDEEQFRSGDCGILNCRPYGIQRFARIKIFVLLLSLLVMMQQALSSGYINSVITTIEKRFEIPSSYSGLIASSYEIGNVITVIFVSYLGSRRHIPVWIGIGAVIMGIGSLVFMVPHFTGEPNPGIAIVNKTSDNICKSALVRNQDMDLGRLSSGLSNQPLAPHTLREDNCLEGKASTTGPVLLFVLAQLLLGCGGSPLFTLGTTYIDDHVRTESSSMYIGCMYSMGAFGPVVGFLLGAYLLSFHMDSLSSTTISITPGDRRWVGMWWGGFLLCGVILLVVAVPFFSFPKVLAREKKKIRKSSVVQPVLPNNSGATATTDEMGKVKKLEIVAVTSKEDQSPPKVDTGYGKDIKDIPQSMLRLVKNPVYIVTCLGACMELMIVSGFVVFLPKYLETQFSLGKSQANIFTGSIAVPGACIGIFLGGCILKRFQLKPKGAVQFVLITNVICLACYAMLFFLGCDNLKMAGTTIPYYTSNKHGSTLEQPFQVNLTAACNFGCECLTSEVEPVCGNNGLTYFSPCHAGCTAFSSTSSTNYTNCACVHANISSSIYRGAGGSQAQALSANENFAEVTVVPVATAGPCATPCRTIFPFLILLFFMTFVVASTQMPLLMIVLRSVSEEERSFALGMQFVIFRLFGYIPAPILFGNLIDSTCLLWKSSCGEKGGRCLIYDIEKFRYKYVGLCASVKLVALFIFMVDWWLVRRRKQLEKMKPLNASDPIIGSIISLDKLFEEKLSGAEPATAFVGGGGELIIPTEILRHSRNDSRTMQMDYCYDKCGHVVTPANTCNQPQTKSKKHFRSASCDVKMIKSFARDHNSSSGPADAAGQDASGGTSSKYKNLKKFQAHTRNHSTDLNNPSQPIRYIQNQLRPQDCAEEDDDDELTTGCGHFVKKHSRNHSYDQIYMPNNIRFDADFLRHPHPHHNPKKNVNVLKNVVTDVGKLKNSNEVEAGGAGSRGHSRNNSKDLNTKISSGTPANIAAGQVASDTSTAGLSVLRHRRTNSKDLNYQVLPEAATSSSLAGHPHPQHTRNTSHHKIQIDDDRNELINDNDDDEEERSNCA
- the LOC108032602 gene encoding solute carrier organic anion transporter family member 5A1 isoform X2, producing the protein MYQMTGLYSETNSGDDSSIDAALDQDIQPHATSYLAGDQLPPAAGGGGGGAAGASVGVDSVTVKCHSRQASAGKCPAPDPDEDFDEEQFRSGDCGILNCRPYGIQRFARIKIFVLLLSLLVMMQQALSSGYINSVITTIEKRFEIPSSYSGLIASSYEIGNVITVIFVSYLGSRRHIPVWIGIGAVIMGIGSLVFMVPHFTGEPNPGIAIVNKTSDNICKSALVRNQDMDLGRLSSGLSNQPLAPHTLREDNCLEGKASTTGPVLLFVLAQLLLGCGGSPLFTLGTTYIDDHVRTESSSMYIGCMYSMGAFGPVVGFLLGAYLLSFHMDSLSSTTISITPGDRRWVGMWWGGFLLCGVILLVVAVPFFSFPKVLAREKKKIRKSSVVQPVLPNNSGATATTDEMGKVKKLEIVAVTSKEDQSPPKVDTGYGKDIKDIPQSMLRLVKNPVYIVTCLGACMELMIVSGFVVFLPKYLETQFSLGKSQANIFTGSIAVPGACIGIFLGGCILKRFQLKPKGAVQFVLITNVICLACYAMLFFLGCDNLKMAGTTIPYYTSNKHGSTLEQPFQVNLTAACNFGCECLTSEVEPVCGNNGLTYFSPCHAGCTAFSSTSSTNYTNCACVHANISSSIYRGAGGSQAQALSANENFAEVTVVPVATAGPCATPCRTIFPFLILLFFMTFVVASTQMPLLMIVLRSVSEEERSFALGMQFVIFRLFGYIPAPILFGNLIDSTCLLWKSSCGEKGGRCLIYDIEKFRYKYVGLCASVKLVALFIFMVDWWLVRRRKQLEKMKPLNASDPIIGSIISLDKLFEEKLSGAEPATAFVGGGGELIIPTEILRHSRNDSRTMQMDYCYDKCGHVVTPANTCNQPQTKSKKHFRSASCDVKMIKSFARDHNSSSGPADAAGQDASGGTSSKYKNLKKFQAHTRNHSTDLNNPSQPIRYIQNQLRPQDCAEEDDDDELTTGCGHFVKKHSRNHSYDQIYMPNNIRFDADFLRHPHPHHNPKKNVNVLKNVVTDVGKLKNSNEVEAGGAGSRGHSRNNSKDLNTKISSGTPANIAAGQVASDTSTAGLSVLRHRRTNSKDLNYQVLPEAATSSSLAGHPHPQHTRNTSHHKIQIDDDRNELINDNDDDEEERSNCA